A window of Leptolyngbya sp. NIES-3755 genomic DNA:
CGCTGGCTTGGGGGTTAGCACGGGAGTTAAATGCACTGACATTAGGAGACGACATTGCACGCGGCTTAGGTAGCCGAGTCGAGTTGCAGCGAGGATTGCTGTTGCTGACCAGCGTGGCGCTGACGGGAGCCAGTGTTGCCATTGCTGGAACGCTAGGATTTATCGGGCTGATGGCTCCCCATCTAGCTCGTCAACTGGTGGGTTCCTCCCATGCAGGACTGATTCCTACCGCCGCTTTGGTTGGCGGCTTGATTGTGGTAATGGCGGATCTTGTCGGTCGGAGTGTGTTTGCCCCGATCGAGCTACCCTGTGGAGTGATAACTGCCGTTTTGGGCGCTCCCTATTTTCTGTACTTGTTGCTGCAACATCGCGATCGCTAGCGATTAGGACTTTAGCGGAATTGTTAACCATGAAACGATTTCAACAATCAGCCGCACTGCTGGGAATCATCGGACTTTGTGCCTGTAATCCACAGCCGCCATCTACAGAGTCGGCAGTCACAGCCGCTCCAGTTGATGCAGTAGTAGCTCTGGGACGACTGGAGCCAGAAGGCGAAGTGATCCGAATTTCTGTGCCGAATGCTCAAGATAGCCGCGTGAATCAAATTCTCGTCAAGGAAGGGGATTGGGTTAAAGCTGATCAGGTACTTGCAATTTTGCAGGGGATCGATCGCCGCAAAGCCGATTTACGAGATGCCGAAACCGATGTGAAACTTCAACGGGCAGAGGTTAACAAGGTGCAACAGGGCGATGCCAAAAAAGCGCAAATTACCGCGCAGCGAGCCGCGATCGCTCGACTACAAGCCCAACTAAAAACAACAACGAAACAAAAACAATCCGCGATCGCCAGCGCCGAAGCGACTTTGCGAGAAGTCCAGCTCACCTATCAGCGACGGCAGAATTTAACCGAGCAAGGTGCGATCGCCCGTGCAGATCTCGACCTTGCCCAACGGGATCTTGATATGGCGATCGCCCTCCTAAACGAGCGTCACGCTGATTTAGAGCAAACTCGCACAACCTTAGAGGCAGAAATTCAGCAAGAGCAAGCCAATTTAGCCGAGCTACAGGAAGTACGTCCGGTCGATGTGGAAATTGCCGAGGCTCGACTAACAAAAGCCCAAATTGCAGTTGAGCAGCGCCAAGCCATTCTGGAAGATGTACAGGTGCGTGCGCCGATCGCGGGACAAATTCTCCGCATCAATACGCGAGTGGGCGAACAGGTCAATACAAGTCAG
This region includes:
- a CDS encoding hypothetical protein (similar to AA sequence:cyanobase_aa:all2652) — encoded protein: MKRFQQSAALLGIIGLCACNPQPPSTESAVTAAPVDAVVALGRLEPEGEVIRISVPNAQDSRVNQILVKEGDWVKADQVLAILQGIDRRKADLRDAETDVKLQRAEVNKVQQGDAKKAQITAQRAAIARLQAQLKTTTKQKQSAIASAEATLREVQLTYQRRQNLTEQGAIARADLDLAQRDLDMAIALLNERHADLEQTRTTLEAEIQQEQANLAELQEVRPVDVEIAEARLTKAQIAVEQRQAILEDVQVRAPIAGQILRINTRVGEQVNTSQGIMELARTDRMFVTAEISELDINKVRKGQRATITSEYGGFSGEIQGTVKQIGLQIGRRVLQEAASSGSTGSPLTDQNARIVTVKIRVDPDDNAKVTALTYMQVRVKLDIAANNYFD